One genomic segment of Rhodohalobacter mucosus includes these proteins:
- a CDS encoding electron transfer flavoprotein subunit alpha/FixB family protein encodes MSTQLLTYISVNDGKIKRSSLEVLSRCNQLAEKHGGTSAAIVISDSVSGIADELKQYGPSAIYTIEDPIFKNHLNTPLLRAMSKAVEEIQPSVVAFASTEGSKDILGALAANKKAAALPDMSEFELSDGGVKGKRPVMASKIISAVEATGSPVFISVRSGSYDVAENETNPEITSIPFSFSDDDLKITLREIISASSDRIDLNEAEAVVAAGRGVKDEEGRELISELASVLNAGIGASRALTEAGAYDPSLQIGQTGKVVSPQLYIGVGISGAIQHVAGMANSKVVVAINKDPDAPIFDIADYGLVGDLYKVLPPFIEELKKVKSEK; translated from the coding sequence ATGAGTACTCAACTGCTTACCTACATCTCTGTAAACGACGGAAAAATTAAACGTTCATCGCTTGAGGTTTTATCGCGCTGCAACCAGCTTGCAGAAAAGCATGGCGGCACATCTGCTGCCATTGTAATCTCAGATTCCGTCTCCGGAATCGCCGATGAACTTAAACAATACGGACCATCCGCGATCTACACGATCGAAGACCCCATATTTAAAAACCACCTGAACACTCCTCTCCTGAGGGCCATGTCGAAAGCGGTGGAAGAAATCCAGCCCAGCGTTGTCGCTTTTGCATCGACGGAAGGGTCGAAAGACATTCTGGGAGCTCTCGCTGCGAATAAGAAGGCAGCAGCTCTTCCCGACATGTCAGAATTTGAACTTTCTGATGGGGGTGTAAAGGGCAAGCGTCCCGTAATGGCATCCAAAATCATTTCCGCCGTAGAAGCTACCGGAAGCCCTGTTTTTATCTCCGTGCGATCGGGCTCTTACGATGTTGCTGAGAATGAAACAAATCCGGAAATTACCTCCATCCCCTTTTCGTTCAGTGACGATGATCTTAAAATTACGCTGCGCGAAATTATCTCCGCGTCATCCGATCGTATTGACCTGAATGAAGCTGAAGCCGTTGTTGCCGCCGGACGCGGTGTAAAAGACGAAGAGGGCCGTGAACTGATTTCCGAGCTGGCTTCGGTTCTGAATGCCGGAATCGGAGCATCAAGAGCTCTTACCGAGGCCGGTGCGTACGATCCAAGCCTCCAGATCGGTCAGACCGGAAAGGTGGTATCCCCGCAGCTTTATATCGGCGTAGGCATTTCAGGCGCTATCCAGCATGTGGCGGGTATGGCAAACAGCAAGGTTGTCGTAGCCATCAATAAAGATCCGGATGCTCCCATT